A genomic segment from Nodularia sphaerocarpa UHCC 0038 encodes:
- a CDS encoding DevA family ABC transporter ATP-binding protein: MRQEPVIAIKNLNHYYGKGALKKQILFDINLEIYPGEIVIMTGPSGSGKTTLLSLIGGLRSVQEGSLQFLGTEMFGASQNGLVQIRRNIGYIFQAHNLLGFLSATQNVQMAVELNDHITQNEAIAKSQAMLGAVGLQDKVTYYPDSLSGGQKQRIAIARALVNSPPLVLADEPTAALDKQSGRDVVEIMQGLAKEQGTSILLVTHDNRILDIADRIVEMEDGLLARDSPSVAIAEKP; this comes from the coding sequence ATGAGACAAGAACCTGTAATTGCCATCAAAAATCTCAATCACTACTATGGCAAAGGCGCATTAAAAAAACAGATTTTATTTGACATTAACCTAGAGATTTATCCTGGTGAAATTGTGATTATGACTGGTCCATCAGGTTCAGGTAAAACAACGTTACTGAGCTTGATTGGTGGGTTGCGGTCTGTACAAGAGGGAAGTTTACAATTTTTAGGTACAGAAATGTTTGGCGCTAGTCAGAATGGACTAGTGCAAATTCGCCGTAATATTGGTTATATTTTTCAAGCTCATAATTTGTTGGGTTTCTTAAGTGCCACACAAAATGTGCAGATGGCGGTGGAGTTGAATGATCATATCACGCAAAATGAAGCAATTGCGAAGTCACAAGCCATGCTGGGGGCGGTTGGTTTACAGGATAAAGTTACTTACTACCCAGACAGCCTTTCTGGTGGACAAAAACAAAGAATAGCGATCGCCCGCGCCCTAGTTAATAGTCCGCCATTAGTGCTAGCAGACGAACCCACGGCTGCTTTGGACAAACAATCAGGACGGGATGTTGTGGAAATCATGCAAGGACTTGCTAAAGAACAAGGAACTTCTATCTTGCTAGTAACTCACGATAACCGCATTTTGGACATAGCTGATCGCATCGTGGAAATGGAAGATGGTCTTTTAGCCCGTGATTCTCCAAGTGTAGCCATCGCTGAAAAACCATAA
- the devC gene encoding ABC transporter permease DevC: MNRKIPLSWLQLTRDKSRLAVALAGIAFADILMFMQIGFRDALYYSNVRLHGSLKGDIVLINQQSNALLAMQTFSQRRLYKALELEAVESVHPIYLDYTTWRNPVTGRPRSILIFGMNPESNLFDLPGIKENLEKLKLPDVVLFDRSSREEYGPIAAELDQGNSLTAEVQRRRVKVDGLFTLGASFGADGNLITSDVNFLRIFNNRQRGLIDIGLIRLKRGQNAQIIAKQLQNYLPEDIKVFTKQEFIDFERNYWASSTAIGFIFTLGTIMGFIVGTVIVYQILYTEVSDHLSEYATLKAIGYTQRYLLIVILQEALLLACLGYIPGWIVSMFMYSSARDATLLPIFMSYGRAVTVLILTIIMCFVSGAIAVRKLRSADPADIF, translated from the coding sequence ATGAATCGTAAAATCCCTCTGTCTTGGCTACAACTGACGAGAGACAAAAGTCGCCTAGCCGTGGCTTTGGCAGGAATTGCCTTTGCCGATATCCTGATGTTTATGCAAATTGGTTTTCGGGATGCACTATATTATAGTAATGTGCGGTTACATGGTAGCCTCAAGGGTGACATTGTTTTAATTAATCAACAATCTAATGCTTTGCTGGCAATGCAAACCTTTTCTCAAAGAAGGTTGTATAAAGCTTTAGAATTAGAAGCTGTAGAATCGGTACATCCGATCTATTTGGATTATACAACTTGGAGAAATCCGGTAACAGGTCGCCCCCGGAGTATTCTGATCTTTGGCATGAATCCCGAATCTAATCTGTTTGATTTGCCGGGAATAAAGGAGAATTTGGAGAAATTAAAACTACCTGATGTGGTTTTATTTGACCGTTCTTCTAGAGAAGAATATGGTCCAATTGCGGCAGAGTTGGATCAAGGAAATAGTTTAACAGCAGAAGTACAAAGAAGACGAGTTAAAGTAGATGGATTATTTACTTTAGGAGCATCTTTTGGCGCTGATGGTAATTTAATTACCAGTGATGTGAATTTTTTGAGGATATTTAATAACCGTCAACGAGGATTAATTGATATTGGTTTAATTAGATTGAAGCGAGGACAAAATGCCCAGATTATCGCTAAACAATTGCAGAATTATTTACCGGAAGATATCAAGGTTTTTACGAAGCAAGAATTTATTGATTTTGAGCGTAATTACTGGGCTAGCAGTACGGCGATTGGATTTATCTTCACTTTAGGAACAATTATGGGTTTCATTGTGGGGACTGTAATTGTTTATCAAATCCTTTATACGGAAGTTTCTGATCACTTGTCAGAGTATGCGACGTTGAAGGCTATAGGTTATACGCAAAGATACTTGTTAATTGTCATCCTGCAAGAAGCATTACTATTAGCTTGCTTGGGATATATTCCGGGATGGATTGTTTCTATGTTTATGTACTCCAGTGCTAGAGACGCTACACTACTGCCAATTTTTATGAGTTATGGTCGAGCCGTAACTGTGTTAATTTTAACTATAATTATGTGTTTTGTCTCTGGTGCGATCGCTGTACGTAAATTACGTTCTGCTGATCCAGCCGATATCTTTTAA